One genomic region from Jiangella sp. DSM 45060 encodes:
- a CDS encoding maleylpyruvate isomerase family mycothiol-dependent enzyme, with amino-acid sequence MSHDSGGDSPAAGPVTAATERLIATAATLDDAGLAAPSLCPGWTRAHVLTHVARNADALSNLLGWARTGRENPMYPSVEARNADIEAGATRPAAEIVDDLRVSADRFVRAVMEMPDDGWERQVRRGPAATGEPLPGRRVLWLRLRELEVHHADLRTGYGPADWPAAFVRRALDETVRAFGRREDVPAVTLEIDGAGVEHLGAEAPVTVGGSPSEVLSWLIGRSSGSALRVQPAGALPALPSWL; translated from the coding sequence ATGTCCCACGATTCCGGCGGTGACTCCCCCGCCGCCGGGCCGGTGACCGCCGCGACCGAACGCCTCATCGCGACGGCCGCCACGCTCGACGACGCCGGCCTGGCCGCTCCCAGTCTATGTCCCGGCTGGACCCGCGCCCACGTCCTCACGCATGTGGCCCGCAACGCCGACGCGCTGTCCAACCTGCTCGGCTGGGCCCGCACCGGCCGCGAGAACCCGATGTATCCCAGCGTCGAGGCCCGCAACGCCGACATCGAGGCCGGCGCCACCCGGCCCGCCGCCGAGATCGTCGACGACCTGCGCGTCTCCGCCGACCGCTTCGTCCGCGCCGTCATGGAGATGCCCGACGACGGCTGGGAGCGCCAGGTGCGCCGCGGCCCGGCCGCCACGGGTGAGCCGCTGCCCGGGCGGCGGGTGCTCTGGCTGCGGCTGCGCGAGCTCGAGGTGCACCACGCCGACCTGCGCACCGGCTACGGCCCGGCCGACTGGCCGGCCGCGTTCGTCCGCCGCGCCCTCGACGAGACGGTGCGCGCGTTCGGCCGCCGCGAGGACGTCCCCGCCGTCACCCTCGAGATCGACGGCGCCGGCGTCGAGCACCTGGGCGCCGAGGCACCCGTCACCGTCGGCGGGTCGCCGTCCGAGGTGCTGAGCTGGCTGATCGGCCGCTCGTCCGGCTCCGCGCTGCGGGTGCAGCCGGCCGGTGCGCTGCCGGCGCTGCCGTCCTGGCTGTGA